Proteins from a genomic interval of Blastocatellia bacterium:
- the rplL gene encoding 50S ribosomal protein L7/L12 yields MSEKLQAIVEQIAGLTLLEASELVKLMEEKFGVSAAAAAVVAGPVAAGAPAAAAAPAVEEKTEFDVILAAVDPAKKINVIKVVRELTSLGLKEAKDLVEGAPKPIKEGVSKEEAEAIKKKLEEAGAKVEVK; encoded by the coding sequence GTGAGTGAGAAATTGCAGGCGATCGTCGAGCAGATTGCCGGATTGACATTGTTGGAAGCCTCGGAATTGGTGAAACTGATGGAAGAGAAGTTCGGCGTCTCGGCGGCCGCTGCGGCGGTCGTCGCCGGACCGGTGGCCGCGGGAGCACCAGCCGCTGCGGCTGCTCCTGCGGTTGAGGAGAAGACGGAGTTCGACGTCATCTTGGCTGCGGTTGATCCGGCCAAGAAGATCAATGTCATCAAGGTCGTTCGGGAATTGACCAGTCTCGGATTGAAGGAGGCGAAGGACCTCGTCGAAGGGGCGCCCAAGCCCATCAAGGAAGGCGTCTCCAAGGAAGAGGCCGAGGCCATCAAGAAGAAGCTCGAGGAAGCAGGCGCCAAGGTCGAAGTCAAGTGA
- the rpoB gene encoding DNA-directed RNA polymerase subunit beta has product MSAPNRQPRQRVDFSRIKTAIAIPNLIELQRQSYDRFMQMDRLPEERDPTVGLQAVFLSVFPITDYRGTAQLDFVEYSIGTWRCKCGQLEGLRYLRSTCRQCGALIRLNPFSTEDVLCQQCGTLNPNVLNLCPHCGEPVGLKLKYDVEECRERGMTYAVPMKVKFRLTIFDVDETTGRRQVRDIKEEEVYFGEIPLMTESGTFIINGTERVIVSQLHRSPGVYFEKPTIHSYLGKIIPNRGAWVEFEYDAKSILYVRIDKKRKIVGTTFLRALGLPLKQNLALLRDDEERLKSAIVNARFTDEELLRQFYEWESFVVREGKLYWRLRNEAHPEQAVLKLFEPRPVQDVLHPRTGEVLVRAGRKITTALYRQLLAAKVREVEISINDLEGAYFISDLVDAAGEVRAEANTPVTPQALSQVMSSGITEFDLFFPERDDIGSTLSQTLKKDPARTPAEALLEIYRKMRPGDPPTILNSWRLFEGMFFDPRKFDFSRVGRLKFNIKMGYPERHRLDDLTLSPQDFFDVVRYLFKLRKDIGEVDDRDHLGNRRVRPVGELLENQFRVGLVRVERAIKEKMSIHAELQTAMPRDLVNAKPVMAALKEFFGSSQLSQFMDQTNPLAEITHKRRLSALGPGGLSRERAGFEVRDVHPTHYGRICPIETPEGPNIGLISSLACYARVNEFGFIEAPYRKVENGRVVDYVRILNPGESPFRIGDHLPKEKVDRVNRQLQAEGKRPAEYEPYPFYLTAWEEARYVIAQANVELDEKGYIIPDRVIARRGGEFVTVSREEVQFIDISPKQVVSVAASLIPFLEHDDANRALMGSNMQRQAVPLLRPEAPIVGTGMEAVVAKDSGAVVVAKRDGIVDYVDSERIIIRADTSAGGDVLSREVTADIYPLVKFQRSNQNTCINQRPIVRVGQRVRRGEVIADGPCTDQGELALGRNVLVAFMPWRGYNFEDAIVISEKLVKDDAYTSVHIEELEIEARETKLGPEEITRDIPNVPEYMLRDLDESGVIRIGAYVKPGSILVGKVTPKGEGQLTPEEKLLRAIFGEKASDVRDASLKCPPGIEGTVIDVKIFTRRGAPKDARSLQIEQAQEERLMRDLGDEIRILEEERDKRLIELLEGKRLAADLVVGRKKLATKGTRLNRDFLESLDYSALKKIQLERADIMAEVKELEARIERQIAVLKQFYQEKIEKLKRGDELQAGVIKLVKVYIAMKRKLSVGDKMAGRHGNKGVIAKIVPEEDMPFLPDGTPVEIVLNPLGVPSRMNVGQLLETHLGWAGKVLGLRFSSPVFDGAREEQIKDLLRQADARLREQGLPSIVNVMGKTILYDGLTGEPFDEPVTVGYIYMMKLLHLVDDKIHARAIGPYSLITQQPLGGKAQFGGQRFGEMEVWALEAYGAAYTLQELLTAKSDDVAGRSRIYEGIVNGNYDFEPGVPESFSVLMRELQGLCLDVELLTGKEEG; this is encoded by the coding sequence ATGTCCGCACCAAATCGTCAGCCGCGTCAACGGGTCGACTTTTCGCGGATTAAGACCGCGATTGCGATCCCGAACCTCATCGAACTGCAGCGCCAGTCCTATGATCGGTTCATGCAGATGGACCGATTGCCCGAGGAACGCGATCCGACCGTGGGGTTGCAGGCCGTGTTCCTCTCGGTCTTCCCGATCACGGATTATCGCGGAACGGCGCAGTTGGATTTCGTGGAATACTCGATCGGGACGTGGCGTTGTAAGTGCGGCCAACTGGAGGGACTTCGGTATTTGCGCTCGACGTGTCGGCAATGCGGCGCCCTGATTCGGCTGAACCCATTCTCGACCGAGGATGTCCTCTGCCAGCAGTGTGGGACGCTCAACCCGAATGTCCTGAATCTCTGCCCGCATTGCGGCGAACCGGTGGGACTCAAGTTGAAGTACGATGTCGAGGAATGTCGCGAGCGGGGCATGACCTATGCGGTGCCGATGAAGGTGAAGTTCCGCCTGACGATCTTCGATGTGGATGAGACGACCGGCCGTCGCCAAGTGCGCGATATCAAGGAGGAGGAGGTTTATTTCGGCGAGATCCCGCTCATGACCGAGAGTGGGACGTTCATCATCAACGGGACGGAGCGGGTCATCGTCTCGCAGTTGCATCGGAGCCCGGGCGTCTACTTCGAGAAGCCGACGATCCATTCGTACTTGGGCAAGATCATTCCGAATCGCGGCGCGTGGGTCGAGTTCGAATACGATGCCAAGAGCATCCTCTACGTGCGCATTGATAAGAAGCGGAAGATCGTGGGGACGACGTTCCTGCGAGCGCTCGGATTGCCGCTCAAGCAAAACCTCGCCCTCTTGCGCGATGACGAAGAGCGGCTCAAGAGCGCGATCGTGAACGCTCGCTTCACGGACGAGGAGCTGCTGCGCCAGTTCTACGAGTGGGAGAGCTTCGTCGTGCGCGAGGGCAAGCTGTATTGGCGACTCCGGAATGAGGCCCATCCGGAGCAGGCCGTCTTGAAGCTCTTCGAGCCGCGCCCGGTGCAGGACGTCCTGCATCCGCGCACGGGGGAGGTGCTCGTGCGCGCGGGGCGCAAGATCACGACGGCGCTCTATCGGCAGCTCTTGGCGGCGAAAGTCCGCGAGGTCGAGATCTCGATCAACGACTTGGAAGGGGCCTATTTCATCTCCGACCTTGTGGACGCGGCGGGTGAGGTGCGCGCCGAGGCGAATACCCCCGTCACGCCGCAAGCCCTTTCTCAGGTGATGAGCAGTGGCATCACGGAGTTCGATCTCTTCTTCCCCGAGCGCGATGACATCGGGAGCACGTTGAGCCAGACGCTGAAGAAGGATCCGGCTCGGACACCGGCCGAGGCACTGCTGGAGATCTATCGCAAGATGCGGCCCGGGGATCCGCCGACGATTCTCAACTCCTGGCGGTTGTTCGAGGGGATGTTCTTTGATCCGCGCAAGTTCGATTTCTCGCGGGTCGGGCGCTTGAAGTTCAACATCAAGATGGGGTATCCGGAGCGCCATCGCCTGGATGATCTGACGCTCTCGCCGCAGGACTTCTTCGACGTCGTCCGCTATCTTTTCAAACTGCGCAAGGACATCGGCGAGGTGGACGATCGCGACCATCTGGGGAATCGGCGCGTGCGTCCGGTCGGAGAGCTGCTGGAGAATCAGTTCCGCGTCGGCCTGGTGCGCGTGGAGCGGGCGATCAAGGAGAAGATGTCCATTCATGCGGAGCTGCAGACGGCCATGCCGCGTGATCTCGTCAATGCCAAGCCTGTGATGGCGGCGCTCAAGGAATTCTTCGGCTCGAGCCAGCTCTCGCAGTTCATGGATCAGACGAACCCGCTGGCTGAGATCACGCACAAGCGGCGGTTGTCGGCGTTGGGGCCGGGCGGCCTCTCGCGCGAGCGCGCGGGGTTCGAGGTGCGCGATGTGCATCCGACGCACTATGGGCGGATCTGCCCGATTGAGACGCCGGAAGGGCCTAATATTGGACTCATTTCCAGCCTCGCCTGCTACGCGCGCGTCAACGAGTTCGGCTTCATCGAAGCGCCCTATCGGAAGGTCGAGAACGGGCGCGTCGTGGATTACGTACGCATTCTCAATCCGGGCGAGAGCCCCTTCCGCATCGGCGACCATTTGCCGAAGGAGAAGGTGGATCGGGTTAACCGGCAACTGCAGGCTGAGGGCAAGCGGCCGGCCGAGTATGAACCCTATCCCTTCTACTTGACGGCGTGGGAGGAAGCCCGCTATGTGATCGCGCAGGCGAACGTCGAGTTGGACGAGAAGGGGTACATCATCCCCGATCGGGTGATTGCGCGGCGAGGTGGGGAGTTTGTCACCGTCAGCCGCGAAGAGGTGCAGTTCATTGACATCTCGCCAAAGCAAGTGGTCTCGGTCGCCGCATCGCTCATCCCCTTCCTGGAGCACGACGATGCCAACCGCGCGCTCATGGGCTCGAACATGCAACGGCAGGCGGTACCGCTGTTGCGTCCGGAGGCGCCGATTGTGGGGACGGGCATGGAGGCCGTCGTGGCGAAGGATTCGGGAGCGGTGGTCGTCGCCAAGCGCGATGGGATCGTGGACTATGTGGATTCGGAGCGCATCATCATCCGCGCCGACACGAGCGCAGGCGGCGACGTCCTCTCGCGAGAGGTGACGGCGGACATCTATCCGTTGGTCAAGTTCCAGCGGTCGAATCAGAACACCTGCATCAATCAGCGACCCATCGTGCGGGTCGGGCAACGGGTCCGCCGCGGCGAGGTCATCGCCGATGGTCCGTGCACGGATCAAGGGGAGCTGGCATTGGGGCGCAACGTCTTGGTCGCCTTCATGCCCTGGCGCGGGTATAACTTCGAAGACGCCATCGTGATCTCGGAGAAGCTCGTCAAGGACGACGCTTACACGTCGGTTCACATCGAGGAGCTAGAGATCGAGGCGCGGGAGACCAAGCTCGGTCCTGAGGAGATCACCCGTGACATCCCCAATGTTCCCGAGTACATGTTGCGGGACTTGGACGAGAGCGGCGTCATTCGCATCGGCGCCTATGTCAAGCCGGGCTCGATCCTGGTCGGGAAGGTGACGCCCAAGGGCGAGGGACAACTCACGCCGGAGGAGAAGTTGCTGCGGGCGATCTTCGGCGAGAAGGCTTCGGATGTGCGCGATGCCTCGCTCAAGTGCCCGCCAGGGATTGAAGGGACGGTCATTGACGTGAAGATCTTCACGCGACGCGGGGCTCCCAAGGACGCCCGCAGCTTGCAGATCGAGCAAGCACAGGAAGAACGGCTCATGCGCGATCTGGGGGATGAGATCCGCATCTTGGAGGAGGAGCGCGACAAACGGCTCATTGAGCTGCTTGAGGGGAAGCGCCTGGCGGCCGATCTCGTCGTGGGGCGGAAGAAGTTGGCGACGAAGGGGACGCGCCTGAATCGCGATTTCTTGGAATCGCTCGACTATTCGGCGCTCAAGAAGATTCAGCTCGAACGCGCCGACATCATGGCCGAGGTCAAGGAGCTGGAGGCGCGGATCGAGCGACAGATCGCTGTGCTCAAGCAGTTCTATCAAGAGAAGATCGAGAAGCTCAAGCGGGGCGATGAGCTGCAAGCGGGCGTGATCAAGCTCGTGAAGGTCTACATCGCCATGAAGCGGAAGCTCTCGGTCGGCGATAAGATGGCCGGACGGCACGGCAACAAGGGCGTCATCGCGAAGATCGTGCCCGAGGAGGACATGCCCTTCCTGCCCGATGGGACGCCGGTCGAGATCGTGCTCAATCCGCTCGGCGTACCTTCGCGCATGAACGTCGGTCAGCTCCTGGAGACGCATCTGGGATGGGCGGGGAAGGTACTCGGATTGCGTTTCTCCTCCCCGGTCTTCGACGGCGCGCGAGAGGAGCAGATCAAGGATTTGCTCCGACAGGCCGATGCGCGTCTGCGCGAGCAGGGGCTGCCGTCGATTGTGAACGTGATGGGGAAGACGATCCTCTACGACGGTCTGACCGGAGAGCCCTTCGATGAGCCGGTGACCGTCGGCTACATCTACATGATGAAGCTCCTGCACTTGGTGGACGATAAGATTCACGCGCGAGCAATTGGTCCGTACTCCCTCATCACCCAACAGCCGTTGGGTGGGAAAGCGCAATTCGGCGGTCAGCGCTTCGGCGAGATGGAGGTCTGGGCATTGGAAGCCTACGGCGCGGCCTATACGCTGCAGGAGTTGCTCACGGCCAAGTCCGACGATGTGGCCGGGCGCTCCCGCATCTACGAGGGGATCGTCAATGGGAACTATGACTTCGAGCCGGGCGTGCCCGAATCCTTCAGCGTCCTGATGCGCGAGTTGCAAGGGCTCTGCCTGGACGTCGAATTGTTGACCGGCAAGGAGGAGGGATGA